In a genomic window of Prochlorococcus marinus subsp. marinus str. CCMP1375:
- the rplF gene encoding 50S ribosomal protein L6, producing MSRIGKKPIPVPEKVAVTLDGLLVTVKGPKGELTRTLPEGVTIDQTDGLIIVSADSEKRKSRERHGLSRTLVANMIEGVNNGYSKQLEIVGVGSRAQVKGKTLVVSAGYSHPVEVIPPEGITFKVENNTNVLVSGIDKELVGNEAAKIRAIRPPEPYKGKGIKYLGERILRKAGKSGKK from the coding sequence ATGTCTCGGATTGGCAAAAAACCTATACCAGTTCCTGAAAAGGTCGCTGTGACTTTAGATGGACTTTTGGTAACTGTAAAAGGACCTAAAGGTGAATTAACTAGAACTCTCCCTGAAGGAGTAACTATTGATCAAACAGATGGATTAATAATAGTTTCTGCAGATAGTGAGAAAAGAAAGTCTAGAGAACGGCATGGCCTTTCTAGGACGTTGGTTGCCAATATGATTGAAGGTGTGAACAATGGTTATTCAAAGCAATTGGAGATTGTTGGAGTAGGTTCTAGAGCACAAGTGAAGGGTAAGACACTTGTCGTGAGTGCTGGATACAGCCATCCAGTTGAGGTAATACCTCCTGAAGGGATTACTTTTAAGGTGGAAAATAATACGAATGTATTGGTAAGCGGTATTGATAAAGAGCTTGTGGGAAATGAGGCTGCAAAAATCCGAGCTATTCGCCCACCTGAGCCTTACAAAGGTAAAGGAATCAAGTACTTGGGCGAACGTATCCTCAGAAAGGCTGGCAAGTCTGGGAAGAAATAA
- the rpsH gene encoding 30S ribosomal protein S8: protein MANHDPISDMLTRIRNASQKRHENTRIPASRMSRSIAKVLQNEGFISQVSEEGEGVKTQLVLELKYSGKHRHPTIRSMKRVSKPGLRIYKNNRGLPKVLGGLGVAIISTSKGVMSDRDARKQGVGGEVLCYVY, encoded by the coding sequence ATGGCTAATCACGATCCAATTTCAGACATGCTTACTCGTATTAGGAATGCGAGTCAAAAGCGTCATGAGAATACTCGAATCCCTGCCTCTCGCATGTCTAGAAGCATTGCTAAAGTTCTTCAAAATGAGGGATTTATTTCTCAAGTCAGTGAGGAGGGAGAAGGAGTTAAAACTCAGCTTGTACTTGAATTGAAATACAGCGGTAAGCATCGTCATCCAACAATTCGCTCTATGAAGAGAGTTAGTAAACCTGGATTGCGTATTTATAAAAATAATCGAGGCCTGCCAAAGGTTCTTGGTGGGCTAGGGGTCGCAATTATTTCTACTTCTAAGGGAGTTATGAGTGACAGGGATGCCCGAAAACAAGGGGTTGGCGGAGAAGTTCTCTGCTACGTCTATTAA
- the rplE gene encoding 50S ribosomal protein L5, translated as MSLKNRYRETIRPKLLKDLGFSNLHQVPKVVKINVNRGLGEAAQNSKALEASLSEVSTITGQKALVTRAKKAIAGFKIRQGMPIGCAVTLRGERMYAFLERLINLALPRIRDFRGVSPKSFDGRGNFTLGVKEQLIFPEISFDKIDAIRGMDITIVTSARTDEEGRALLKEMGMPFRSN; from the coding sequence ATGTCACTCAAAAATCGTTATCGAGAGACCATTAGACCTAAATTATTGAAGGATTTAGGTTTCTCAAATCTGCATCAAGTCCCTAAAGTTGTCAAAATCAATGTTAATAGGGGCTTAGGAGAAGCAGCACAGAATTCTAAAGCGCTAGAAGCTTCTCTTTCTGAAGTCTCAACAATTACTGGTCAGAAAGCTCTTGTAACACGAGCCAAAAAGGCAATTGCAGGTTTCAAGATTCGTCAGGGTATGCCAATTGGTTGTGCGGTTACTCTTCGTGGAGAAAGAATGTATGCATTTTTAGAGCGATTAATCAATCTTGCCCTGCCTAGGATTCGGGATTTTAGAGGGGTTAGCCCGAAAAGTTTTGATGGTCGAGGGAACTTTACTCTTGGAGTAAAAGAACAACTTATTTTCCCTGAAATATCTTTTGATAAAATTGATGCTATTAGAGGTATGGATATAACGATTGTTACCAGTGCCAGAACCGATGAGGAGGGCCGAGCTCTTCTTAAGGAGATGGGAATGCCTTTCCGGAGTAACTGA
- the rplX gene encoding 50S ribosomal protein L24 yields MRIRKGDTVQVINGKEKGKTGEVLKTLPIENRVIVQGINLRTRHVKPTQEGESGRIVTEEASLHASNVMVYSTKQKTASRVEVFIDKDGSKKRRLKKTGELID; encoded by the coding sequence ATGCGTATTCGAAAAGGGGATACGGTCCAAGTTATTAATGGTAAGGAAAAAGGTAAAACCGGAGAAGTGCTAAAAACTTTGCCAATTGAAAATCGTGTAATAGTTCAAGGTATTAATCTTCGTACACGTCATGTGAAACCAACACAAGAAGGTGAATCAGGAAGGATTGTGACTGAAGAAGCTTCACTTCATGCTTCCAATGTGATGGTTTATTCCACAAAGCAAAAAACTGCAAGTCGAGTTGAAGTTTTTATCGATAAGGATGGCTCTAAAAAACGACGGCTTAAGAAAACTGGCGAATTGATTGATTAA
- the rplN gene encoding 50S ribosomal protein L14 produces MIQQETYLTVADNSGAKRLQCIRVLGSNRRYAHVGDVIVAAVKDAVPNMGVKKSDVVKAVVVRTKATLRRETGNSIRFDDNAAVLINEDKNPRGTRVFGPVARELRERNYTKIVSLAPEVI; encoded by the coding sequence ATGATTCAACAAGAGACATATCTTACTGTCGCAGATAATAGTGGAGCAAAGCGCTTGCAGTGCATACGTGTTCTTGGTTCTAATCGCAGATATGCACATGTCGGTGATGTGATAGTTGCAGCGGTGAAAGATGCTGTACCTAATATGGGTGTTAAAAAATCAGATGTTGTTAAAGCTGTTGTGGTTCGTACAAAAGCAACCTTGAGAAGAGAGACAGGTAACTCAATTAGGTTTGATGACAATGCGGCAGTACTTATAAATGAAGATAAAAACCCTCGTGGCACAAGGGTTTTCGGTCCTGTTGCTCGTGAATTGCGAGAACGCAATTATACGAAAATAGTTTCTTTAGCTCCGGAGGTGATTTAA
- the rpsQ gene encoding 30S ribosomal protein S17 has protein sequence MALKERLGTVVSDKMDKTVVVAVVNRFPHSIYQKTVSRTTRYKAHDEENNCKVGDRVRITETRPLSATKRWSVAEVLRTTKQEKEAVK, from the coding sequence ATGGCACTCAAGGAAAGATTAGGAACCGTTGTTAGTGACAAGATGGATAAAACAGTTGTTGTTGCGGTTGTAAACCGTTTTCCACACTCCATCTATCAAAAGACGGTTAGTAGAACCACTCGATACAAAGCTCACGATGAAGAGAATAATTGCAAGGTGGGTGACAGAGTTCGTATTACTGAAACTCGCCCATTAAGTGCTACTAAACGATGGTCTGTTGCTGAAGTATTGAGAACCACTAAGCAAGAAAAGGAGGCTGTCAAATGA
- the rpmC gene encoding 50S ribosomal protein L29, producing MAESEKLDVSKLTDIEIKEKIDVTRRELFDLRFQRATRQLNETHRFKKARVQLAQLLTAQGERSRSNT from the coding sequence ATGGCTGAATCAGAAAAATTAGATGTCAGCAAATTGACTGACATTGAGATCAAAGAAAAAATCGATGTCACTCGTCGCGAACTGTTTGATCTACGTTTCCAGCGTGCAACTAGGCAGCTAAATGAAACGCATCGATTTAAGAAAGCGCGTGTTCAATTGGCACAGCTTCTAACTGCTCAGGGCGAGCGTAGTCGCTCCAATACCTAA
- the rplP gene encoding 50S ribosomal protein L16: MLSPKRTKFRKQQRGRMRGVATRGNKIAFGQFALQAQECGWITSRQIEASRRAMTRYVKRGGQIWIRIFPDKPVTMRPAETRMGSGKGNPEFWVAVVKPGRILFEMGGEEITEEIAKEAMRLAQYKLPIKTKFLALAEGEKPTQVGKAPPKSSFLPSDETETAAAQAGTEASSASSVTPLES, encoded by the coding sequence ATGCTTAGTCCAAAACGTACTAAATTTCGTAAGCAGCAACGCGGTCGCATGAGAGGCGTTGCTACTAGAGGCAATAAAATTGCTTTTGGTCAGTTTGCTTTACAAGCCCAAGAGTGTGGCTGGATTACATCAAGACAGATTGAAGCAAGTCGTAGGGCTATGACTCGATATGTCAAGCGTGGTGGGCAAATATGGATTCGTATTTTCCCGGACAAACCAGTCACAATGAGGCCTGCCGAAACTCGTATGGGCTCAGGAAAAGGTAATCCTGAATTTTGGGTTGCTGTTGTAAAGCCTGGCCGAATACTTTTTGAAATGGGTGGAGAAGAAATCACTGAGGAAATTGCTAAAGAAGCAATGCGTCTTGCTCAGTACAAGCTTCCAATAAAAACAAAATTCTTGGCATTAGCTGAAGGAGAGAAGCCTACTCAAGTTGGTAAGGCGCCTCCAAAGTCATCATTCTTGCCCTCAGATGAAACTGAAACTGCTGCTGCTCAGGCTGGCACTGAAGCGTCTAGTGCATCATCAGTTACCCCCTTGGAGTCTTAA
- the rpsC gene encoding 30S ribosomal protein S3, whose amino-acid sequence MGHKIHPNGLRLGITQEHRSRWYASSKTYPLLLQEDDRIRVFIQKKYGAAGISDVLIARKADQLEVELKTARPGVIVGRQGSGIEELRSGIQKTIGDRSRQVRINVVEIERVDADAHLLAEYIAQQLEKRVAFRRTIRMAVQRAQRAGVLGLKIQVGGRLNGAEIARSEWTREGRVPLHTLRAEIDYANKTANTTYGVLGIKVWVFKGEVLSKEEQPLPVGASPRRKGNRRPQQFEDRSNDGK is encoded by the coding sequence ATGGGACATAAAATCCACCCAAACGGTTTACGCTTAGGAATTACTCAAGAACATCGTTCTCGTTGGTATGCCTCAAGTAAAACCTATCCTTTACTACTTCAGGAGGATGACCGTATTCGAGTTTTCATTCAAAAGAAGTATGGGGCTGCAGGTATCAGTGATGTTTTGATTGCGCGTAAAGCAGATCAACTCGAGGTTGAGCTCAAAACTGCACGTCCAGGAGTGATCGTTGGTCGTCAAGGCAGTGGAATTGAAGAGTTAAGATCTGGAATACAAAAGACAATTGGTGATCGCAGTAGACAGGTACGTATTAATGTTGTTGAAATTGAACGAGTTGATGCAGATGCACACCTTTTAGCTGAATACATAGCTCAGCAACTTGAAAAAAGAGTCGCTTTCAGAAGAACGATACGTATGGCGGTTCAACGAGCTCAAAGGGCTGGAGTTCTTGGCCTAAAAATTCAGGTAGGTGGCCGTTTGAATGGAGCAGAAATTGCTAGATCTGAATGGACTAGAGAGGGACGTGTCCCTCTACATACTCTTAGAGCCGAGATTGATTATGCAAATAAGACTGCCAATACAACGTATGGCGTTCTTGGCATTAAGGTTTGGGTTTTTAAAGGTGAAGTTCTTTCTAAAGAAGAACAGCCTTTGCCTGTGGGAGCAAGTCCTAGAAGGAAAGGCAATCGAAGGCCTCAACAATTTGAGGACAGATCTAATGATGGAAAATAA
- the rplV gene encoding 50S ribosomal protein L22, whose protein sequence is MSDLPLAQAHGRFIRGSASKVRRVLDQIRGRTYRDALIMLEFMPYRSTGPITKVLRSAVANAENNLGMDPSSLIIKTASADMGPSMKRYRPRAQGRAFAIKKQTCHISIAVAPSNQSTTTEASD, encoded by the coding sequence ATGTCAGACTTACCACTTGCTCAAGCACATGGTCGTTTTATACGAGGTTCTGCTTCTAAGGTTCGTCGTGTATTAGATCAAATTCGTGGTAGAACCTATCGCGATGCTTTGATAATGCTTGAGTTCATGCCTTATCGCTCGACTGGCCCAATAACTAAAGTTCTTCGTTCTGCTGTAGCTAATGCAGAGAACAATCTTGGGATGGACCCTTCTTCTTTAATTATTAAAACTGCTTCAGCTGATATGGGTCCTTCTATGAAACGTTATCGACCAAGAGCTCAAGGGAGGGCATTTGCCATTAAAAAACAAACTTGCCATATCAGTATTGCTGTGGCTCCTTCTAATCAATCAACGACCACGGAGGCTTCTGACTGA
- the rpsS gene encoding 30S ribosomal protein S19, whose translation MGRSLKKGPFIADSLIKKVEKQNSDDDKSVIKTWSRASTILPMMIGHTIAVHNGKTHVPVFITEQMVGHKLGEFAPTRTYRGHMKDKKGGR comes from the coding sequence ATGGGACGTTCACTCAAAAAAGGCCCTTTTATTGCCGACAGCCTTATTAAAAAGGTTGAAAAACAAAATAGTGATGATGACAAATCCGTCATTAAGACCTGGTCCAGGGCTTCCACAATTCTTCCAATGATGATTGGTCATACTATTGCCGTTCATAACGGTAAGACTCATGTGCCTGTTTTTATTACTGAGCAGATGGTTGGCCATAAGTTAGGAGAGTTTGCTCCTACTAGAACCTATAGAGGCCATATGAAAGATAAAAAAGGAGGCCGTTAA
- the rplB gene encoding 50S ribosomal protein L2 gives MAIRTFRPYTPGTRTRVVTDFNEVTGRKPERSLVIAKHRLKGRNNRGVITCRHRGGGHKRQYRLVDFRRNKHGVPAKVAAIHYDPHRNARLALLFYKDGEKRYILAPAGISIGQEVLSGKDVPIEIGNALPLSSIPLGSSVHCVELYPGRGGQMVRCAGSSAQLMAKEGEYVALKLPSTEVRLVRGECYATLGEVGNSEIRNTSLGKAGRRRWLGRRPQVRGSVMNPCDHPHGGGEGRAPVGRAGPVTPWGKPALGLKTRKRNKPSNRFVLRKRRRVSKRSRGGRDS, from the coding sequence ATGGCAATCCGTACTTTCCGTCCTTATACACCTGGTACCCGTACAAGGGTCGTCACAGACTTTAATGAGGTAACTGGTCGCAAACCCGAACGTTCTCTAGTTATTGCAAAGCACCGCTTAAAAGGACGCAATAATAGAGGGGTTATTACATGTCGCCATAGAGGAGGTGGACATAAAAGGCAATATAGATTGGTTGATTTTCGTCGCAATAAGCATGGTGTACCAGCGAAGGTTGCTGCGATTCACTATGATCCACATCGCAATGCTCGTTTAGCATTGCTTTTTTACAAAGATGGCGAAAAGAGGTATATCTTAGCTCCAGCTGGAATAAGCATTGGGCAAGAAGTGCTATCGGGGAAAGATGTTCCAATTGAGATAGGTAATGCACTACCGTTATCTTCTATTCCGTTAGGATCTAGTGTTCACTGCGTGGAATTGTATCCAGGGAGAGGCGGACAAATGGTTCGTTGTGCTGGATCAAGTGCTCAGCTTATGGCTAAGGAAGGAGAGTATGTAGCTTTAAAGCTTCCTTCCACAGAAGTTAGATTAGTTAGAGGAGAATGCTATGCCACACTCGGAGAAGTGGGGAATTCAGAAATTCGAAATACAAGTTTAGGCAAAGCGGGTAGAAGACGTTGGTTAGGAAGGCGGCCTCAAGTTAGAGGAAGCGTTATGAATCCTTGTGATCATCCCCACGGTGGAGGTGAGGGTCGTGCACCAGTTGGCCGTGCTGGCCCTGTAACTCCTTGGGGAAAACCAGCCCTCGGGTTGAAGACCCGAAAACGTAATAAGCCTAGTAATAGGTTTGTTCTTAGGAAACGTCGTCGAGTCTCCAAAAGGAGTCGAGGAGGACGTGATTCTTGA
- a CDS encoding 50S ribosomal protein L23: MTEMFKERLADVIRRPLITEKATKGLDINQYTFEVDHRAAKPDIKAAVEKLFDVKVIGISTMNPPRRSRRVGRFSGKRAQVKKAIVRLAEGNSIQLFPDSES, from the coding sequence ATGACTGAGATGTTTAAAGAGCGACTTGCTGATGTAATTCGACGTCCGTTGATTACAGAAAAAGCTACGAAAGGCCTTGATATCAATCAATATACTTTCGAAGTTGATCATCGCGCGGCAAAGCCTGATATCAAGGCAGCTGTAGAGAAACTGTTTGATGTAAAAGTAATTGGTATTAGTACTATGAATCCTCCTCGGCGTAGCAGGAGAGTTGGGCGCTTTTCTGGTAAAAGAGCTCAGGTTAAGAAGGCCATTGTGAGATTGGCTGAAGGTAATTCCATTCAATTATTCCCAGATTCTGAAAGTTAA
- the rplD gene encoding 50S ribosomal protein L4, whose translation MANCAVLDWQGKEAGKASLNLKVAKDSSAVDLMHRAVLRQQAHSRQGTASTLTRAEVRGGGRKPYKQKGTGRARQGSIRTPLRPGGGIIFGPKPRQYNLSMNRKERRLALRTALMARFNDVIAVKDFGSKLKVPKTKEIQDFLARLDISSNSKVLIILSQPSDIIRRSVRNLEKVKLIAAEHLNVFDLLNANSLIIGEDALGKIKEVYGDD comes from the coding sequence ATGGCTAATTGTGCTGTTCTTGATTGGCAGGGTAAGGAAGCTGGTAAAGCGAGCTTAAATTTAAAGGTTGCTAAAGATTCTAGTGCTGTTGATTTAATGCATAGAGCTGTTCTACGCCAGCAGGCTCATTCCCGCCAAGGCACTGCAAGTACTTTGACTAGAGCTGAAGTGCGAGGTGGAGGTCGTAAACCTTACAAGCAAAAAGGTACTGGTAGGGCTAGGCAGGGTTCTATTAGAACTCCTCTTCGCCCTGGAGGAGGAATTATTTTTGGTCCTAAGCCAAGACAATATAATCTCTCCATGAATCGCAAGGAAAGACGCTTAGCGTTAAGGACTGCTCTAATGGCTAGATTCAATGATGTCATTGCTGTCAAAGACTTTGGTTCCAAGCTTAAAGTTCCAAAGACTAAGGAAATTCAAGATTTTCTTGCACGTTTGGATATTTCATCGAACTCCAAAGTGCTTATAATTCTTTCTCAACCTTCCGATATTATTCGTCGATCTGTAAGGAATTTAGAGAAGGTAAAATTAATTGCCGCAGAGCACCTCAATGTTTTTGACTTGCTTAATGCCAACTCCTTGATTATTGGTGAAGATGCTTTAGGCAAAATTAAAGAGGTATATGGAGATGACTGA
- the rplC gene encoding 50S ribosomal protein L3, protein MSIGILGKKLGMSQFFDEKGRSIPVTLVEAGPCRITQLKSSATDGYSAVQIAFGAVREKLINKPFQGHLAKSGDDLLRYMSEYRVKDVGEFQLGAQITVGDFEEGQKVDVSGTSMGRGFSGYQKRHGFSRGPMSHGSKNHREPGSTGAGTTPGRIYPGKRMAGRYGGKKITTRGLMIMKVDSDKNLLVIKGSLPGKPGSLLNIRPAKCVGLNSSKGGNK, encoded by the coding sequence ATGTCTATAGGCATTTTAGGGAAGAAATTGGGCATGTCCCAGTTCTTTGATGAGAAGGGTAGGTCTATACCAGTTACTTTGGTAGAGGCAGGTCCTTGTCGAATTACTCAACTTAAAAGTTCAGCAACTGATGGTTATTCTGCTGTTCAGATTGCCTTTGGTGCTGTGCGTGAGAAATTAATCAATAAGCCTTTTCAAGGTCATCTTGCAAAGTCTGGAGATGACTTGTTGCGCTACATGAGTGAATATCGCGTAAAAGATGTTGGAGAATTTCAGTTAGGAGCTCAAATTACAGTTGGTGATTTTGAGGAAGGACAGAAAGTAGATGTTAGTGGTACCAGTATGGGTAGAGGTTTTTCTGGGTATCAAAAAAGACATGGTTTTAGTCGCGGACCAATGAGCCATGGTTCAAAAAATCACCGGGAACCTGGTTCTACAGGTGCTGGCACTACGCCTGGAAGAATTTATCCAGGTAAAAGGATGGCAGGTCGTTATGGTGGCAAGAAGATTACTACCAGAGGACTCATGATTATGAAGGTAGATAGCGATAAAAATCTTTTAGTGATCAAGGGTTCTCTTCCTGGTAAACCAGGATCCTTGCTTAACATTCGTCCCGCTAAGTGTGTTGGATTGAATTCATCAAAAGGAGGGAATAAGTAA
- a CDS encoding NAD(P)H-quinone oxidoreductase subunit N — protein sequence MPLLLSGRKFRHDLEASGCLAINVPLEGGAETRLLRRLKAAGYKTQITSVRGLGDPEAFLLKLHGIRPPHLGHQNVGRNGALGEVQQVIPQVNELLAGEKSVVLWLLEGQVLSRSEILSLCDLCDKEPRLKIVIEMGGARALRWQSMRSFIQ from the coding sequence ATGCCTCTTTTGCTATCTGGTAGAAAATTTCGTCATGATCTTGAGGCTTCTGGATGTCTTGCGATCAATGTTCCTTTGGAAGGTGGAGCAGAAACACGTTTATTAAGACGCCTTAAAGCAGCTGGCTATAAGACTCAAATCACTTCTGTACGAGGACTAGGAGATCCAGAAGCTTTTCTTCTCAAGCTTCATGGAATACGACCACCTCATTTAGGACACCAAAATGTAGGCCGCAATGGAGCATTAGGCGAAGTACAACAAGTTATTCCGCAAGTAAATGAATTGCTTGCGGGAGAGAAATCTGTAGTTCTTTGGCTATTAGAAGGACAAGTCTTATCTCGTTCAGAAATACTTTCTCTATGTGATTTATGCGATAAAGAGCCCAGATTAAAAATTGTTATAGAAATGGGGGGTGCAAGAGCTCTTCGATGGCAATCTATGCGCTCTTTTATCCAATAA
- a CDS encoding LdpA C-terminal domain-containing domain — MNESHYSNEISLRRGTWVKLICGASNDDLTSISDLCSVYAAAGVNCIDIAADIAVVAAAREGITWAKDNLGIKPWLMISLSDGKDIHFRKAYFNPKVCPKECSRPCEKVCPTNAINPTLGIIQDLCYGCGRCIPACPLELIQEKDNLLRIQDFGNLISKAKPDAIEIHTAPGRIKAFEQSVKEVVKSKVQLKRVAVSCGLEGHGITKDQLSQELWSRHECLCRYNQKPIWQLDGRPMSGDIGRGTAKAAILLLEKMHSIAPPGPIQLAGGTNEQTILHLQKNHRLAGIAFGGMARKLIQPFLIEAKAQNKKLIDWPEGWDKALKLAKGLIKPWLNNEYRMHY, encoded by the coding sequence TTGAACGAAAGTCACTATTCAAATGAAATTTCCTTGAGAAGAGGAACTTGGGTGAAATTAATTTGTGGCGCCAGTAATGATGATCTAACTTCTATTTCTGATTTATGTTCTGTTTATGCAGCAGCGGGTGTGAATTGTATAGATATAGCAGCTGATATTGCAGTTGTTGCAGCTGCAAGAGAAGGTATCACCTGGGCAAAAGACAATCTTGGCATTAAACCTTGGCTAATGATTTCCTTAAGTGATGGTAAAGATATTCATTTTAGAAAAGCGTATTTCAATCCAAAAGTTTGTCCAAAAGAATGTTCAAGGCCATGTGAAAAAGTATGCCCTACCAATGCAATAAATCCAACACTAGGAATAATTCAAGATCTCTGTTATGGGTGTGGGCGCTGCATTCCAGCTTGTCCTTTAGAATTAATTCAAGAAAAGGATAATCTTCTAAGAATTCAAGATTTTGGAAATTTAATTTCTAAAGCTAAGCCTGATGCAATTGAGATTCATACTGCTCCAGGGCGAATTAAAGCATTTGAACAATCTGTAAAAGAAGTTGTGAAGTCTAAAGTGCAATTAAAAAGAGTTGCAGTTAGCTGTGGATTAGAAGGTCATGGAATTACAAAAGATCAACTCTCGCAAGAACTTTGGTCCCGCCATGAATGTTTATGTAGATACAATCAAAAACCTATCTGGCAACTTGATGGCCGTCCTATGAGTGGTGACATAGGACGTGGGACTGCCAAAGCAGCAATATTACTCTTAGAGAAAATGCATTCTATAGCTCCACCTGGTCCTATTCAGCTTGCAGGAGGAACAAATGAGCAAACCATTCTTCATTTACAAAAGAATCATCGTTTAGCAGGAATTGCATTTGGTGGAATGGCTCGAAAATTAATACAACCTTTTTTAATCGAAGCCAAAGCACAAAATAAAAAACTAATTGACTGGCCTGAAGGGTGGGATAAAGCCTTGAAATTGGCCAAAGGGCTTATCAAACCATGGTTAAACAATGAATATAGAATGCACTATTAA
- a CDS encoding HAD family hydrolase, whose product MTLPQILVFDFDGVIVDGLLEYWDSSRKAFLKIQGALDTDDQLPLEMPHEFRQLRPWVKNGWEMVLLTAELIRKDSPLSMHGAFHFANEYHKNCHTALKTWGWEPKQLQNALDNIRKETIKTDKKKWLASHKLFPNIAERIHQLENESVDFGVLTTKSAEFTSELLNHFNLHPNFLYGHESGQKTTVLLQISKDHSVRGFIEDRRATLETVLNTPGISSIPCYLADWGYLKPDDRKDLPSDIHLLKPEKLMSPLANWP is encoded by the coding sequence GTGACACTGCCGCAAATTTTGGTTTTTGACTTTGATGGAGTCATTGTTGATGGTCTATTGGAATATTGGGATAGTTCTCGCAAAGCATTTTTAAAAATTCAAGGGGCACTTGATACAGACGATCAATTACCTCTTGAGATGCCTCACGAGTTCCGTCAACTTCGTCCATGGGTAAAAAACGGTTGGGAGATGGTTCTGCTAACAGCAGAACTAATCAGAAAAGATAGTCCTCTCTCGATGCATGGTGCCTTCCATTTTGCAAATGAATATCACAAAAATTGCCACACAGCCCTCAAAACATGGGGATGGGAACCTAAGCAATTACAAAATGCGTTAGACAATATCCGAAAAGAAACTATTAAGACTGATAAGAAAAAATGGCTCGCAAGTCATAAATTATTTCCGAATATCGCAGAAAGAATTCATCAACTAGAAAATGAAAGCGTCGACTTTGGAGTATTAACAACCAAGAGTGCTGAATTCACTTCAGAGCTACTAAACCATTTCAATCTGCATCCCAACTTCCTATATGGTCACGAATCAGGCCAAAAAACTACTGTCTTACTTCAAATCTCGAAAGATCATTCGGTTCGTGGTTTTATTGAAGATCGTAGAGCAACCCTTGAGACAGTTCTCAATACTCCTGGGATAAGTTCCATCCCATGCTATTTAGCTGATTGGGGCTATCTGAAGCCTGACGATAGAAAAGATCTTCCTTCAGACATCCATTTATTAAAGCCAGAAAAATTAATGTCCCCATTGGCGAATTGGCCTTGA